In Providencia hangzhouensis, the DNA window TAAATGGAGCAACTGTTATTCTTCGCCCCAAAGAGCTAGCAAGCGATACCAGTCCCGAATGGCTTTCATGGCGACATGCGATTGACTGGGTAGAAAAATATTATGGTCGATTTGATGGGTTTATCAGTTTGCCAGCAACAAGCCCATTACGCAGTATTCAGGATGTTGAGGATGCCATAGCGAAAAGAGAGAGTGAACAAGCAGATATTTGTATTTCTGTCACCCCTTCGAGTCGCAGTCCCTATTTTAATATGGTAAAAAAAACAGCAAATGGGTTTGTAGAGATCGTTAACCCACCTAATGCTGAAGTAGCCCGCCGACAAGATGCCCCTGCAGTGTTCGATATAACAACTGTTGTTTACGCAACAACCCCGCTATTTGTTCAAAATAATTATGGACTTTTTTCAGGGCAAGTAACCAGTATAGAAATACCGAAGGATCGTGCCGTTGATATAGACGATATTTACGATTTTCGTTTAGCTGAAGCTATTATTATGGAGTGCAAATAATGGAAAATTTATTAAAAGATAAAAATATTTTAGTTATTGGCGCAGGTGGTTTATTGGGCTCTACATTAGTAACTGAATTACTGAATCAAAAAGCAAGAGTTATTGCTGCAGATATAAATCTAGAAGTGATGAGTAATCGACTAAAGTCAATGAACGTTAATACACAAAATCCGAATATTCGCCTTTTACAATGTAACATTGTAGATAAAGAATCAGTGAAAAACATGTTAGATAACACACTTGAAATAGATGGTGCCGTTAATACAACTTACCCTAGAAACAATAAATATGGCAGCCACTTTTTCGATGTATCCTTAGAAAGCTTTAACGAAAATCTATCATTACATTTAGGCAGTTCATTTTTATTTACGCAACAATGTGCAGCTTATTTTTTGAGAAATAAAAAACCCTTTTCGCTAGTCAACATATCATCAATATATGGCGTAATCGCGCCTAAATTTAAAATATATGAAAATACTAGTATGACTATGCCTGTTGAATATGCAGCGATTAAATCAGCCCTACTTCATTTAAATAAATACGTTGTTTCTTATATAAATGATAGTAAGTTCAGAATTAACTGCGTGAGTCCTGGTGGAATATTTGATTCTCAGCCAGAAGAATTTCTAAATGCTTATAAAGCCAATACTCATGGTGAAGGCATGCTTAATGTGAAAGAGATCATTGGTTCCATTATGTTTTTACTTTCAGAACAATCACAATATGTTACCGGTCAAAATATTATCGTTGATGATGGCTTTTCACTTTAACCCTAATACCCTCTTAGCTATTGCTCTTAGAGGAAGCAGCTTACTTAGTAAGTTTGCCTTATTATTTATTTTATCCGCACAAGATGACCCCAAAATATTAGTATCGTATACGGTTATGTTCTCCATTATTGTATACTCACTGTATATAATAAATTTTGATTTGTATACATACACTACTCGTATTTTATCTCATGCAGAGAAAGAAAATAGAGGCCCTATTGTATTACAACATATCAACTCTACACTAATATTGTGTGTAATAACAATACCTTTATTATATGCCTTTTTTTTATTTAATTACATTGATAAAAATGACCTTTTTTATTTCTATATTATTTTAATACTAGAATTTTCCTCTACTGAGATTTATCGTTACTTAGTTGCATGTAAAGAACAGAACAAAGCTAATTTATATATATTCTTAAAATCTTCTTTATGGGTTTTTATATTCATTATAATCGTTTTAATAAAACGAGATGTAAATATTATTGAACTCTATGATACCTGGCTTTATGGGCAGTTAGTTGTTCTTATATTATCTTTTTTCTTTATAAAAAACACAGTAACGTTTAAAAAAACATATAAATATTCTATTAGCCAGCTTCTCACATCTATCAAAGTATCAATTCCAATATTAATAGGAACACTAGCAATAAGGGGGATATTTACATTTGATAGGATCTATATCTCAAACGATGTTGATATTATTTTTTCATCTGCATATATGTTTTTTTCCACGTTATCAGGTGCTACTTTGACATTTGTAGATGCAATACTACTTATTGTAATAATTCCTAAGCTAGTTTCTTTAAGTAATAACACAAATCAACACTGCAAAGAATTTAGAGTTTTCATATTACGCTTAATATTTGTTTCAGGAATAATATCCATTCTTGTAATGTTAATATCATTAATTATTTCATTCTTTCCCTCTTACGATAGATATAGCGAATATAGATATTTAATTTTATATTGTTCAACTTCAATGTTTATATTCATTCTTTCTCAGGGGTTTTCTATTTATTTTTACTCGCGTTCGAATGATGGTGTTAACATTAAAATAAATATATTATCATTTTTATTATTTATAATATTAGCAAATATCTTCCCTAGTAAAAATATCCCTGCTTTAGTTTTCCTTACCATGCTTACTATTTTAGCATCAAAAGCATATGTTTATTATATTTATAATCGGCATGAGAGTCTTCATGATAAACTACAATAATATTAAAGTTTTCTATTTCGCTCTAGCTA includes these proteins:
- a CDS encoding cytidylyltransferase domain-containing protein, whose amino-acid sequence is MKNFAFIFARGGSKGLPHKNIKLLAGKPLLQYSIDIAKNAPSIDKVFVSTDDEDIAKIAKLNGATVILRPKELASDTSPEWLSWRHAIDWVEKYYGRFDGFISLPATSPLRSIQDVEDAIAKRESEQADICISVTPSSRSPYFNMVKKTANGFVEIVNPPNAEVARRQDAPAVFDITTVVYATTPLFVQNNYGLFSGQVTSIEIPKDRAVDIDDIYDFRLAEAIIMECK
- a CDS encoding oxidoreductase codes for the protein MENLLKDKNILVIGAGGLLGSTLVTELLNQKARVIAADINLEVMSNRLKSMNVNTQNPNIRLLQCNIVDKESVKNMLDNTLEIDGAVNTTYPRNNKYGSHFFDVSLESFNENLSLHLGSSFLFTQQCAAYFLRNKKPFSLVNISSIYGVIAPKFKIYENTSMTMPVEYAAIKSALLHLNKYVVSYINDSKFRINCVSPGGIFDSQPEEFLNAYKANTHGEGMLNVKEIIGSIMFLLSEQSQYVTGQNIIVDDGFSL